Proteins co-encoded in one Megalops cyprinoides isolate fMegCyp1 chromosome 1, fMegCyp1.pri, whole genome shotgun sequence genomic window:
- the a1cf gene encoding APOBEC1 complementation factor isoform X2 — protein MDTNQKCGDGLTGMQKEAALRTLIQRTGYHLLQENGQRRYGGPPPGWEGPPPERGSEIFVGKLPRDLFEDELVPLCEKFGKIYEVRMMMDFNGNNRGYAFVTFTTKQEARNAMKQLNNYEIRNGRLLGVCASVDNCRLFVGGIPKTKKREEILAEMKKVTDGVVEVIVYPSAADKNKNRGFAFVEYESHRAAAMARRKLLPGRIQLWGHAIAVDWAEPEVEVDEDTMATVKILYVRNLMLATTEETIEKEFNSIKPGAVERVKKIRDYAFVHFTQREDAINAMNALNGKVVDGSPIEVTLAKPVDKDSYVRYTRGTGGRGAALLQGEYAYTLGQVYDPSAAYLGAPVFYAPQAYATIPNQFRFPSAKGHVGTRGLVRTPSVRGAAGVRGLGGRGYLAYAGMGRGCTAYQLKTDKRPEDKLYDLLPGMELTPMNPVTLKPQGIKHAPQILEDICQKNNWGQPVYQLHSAIGPDQRQLFLYKVTIPALATQYPNVHPFTPAKLCAAMDEAKVHAAEHALQILGLQTEGAEASAAAAAVAAAFPGYTIANTTATVASQLKQAVSLGQDLAAYAAYEGYPAFAVATRGDGYGVF, from the exons ATGGATACCAATCAAAAATGCGGGGATGGACTGACGGGCATGCAGAAAGAGGCAGCGCTGCGCACTCTCATCCAGCGCACAGGATATCATTTGCTTCAG GAGAATGGACAGAGGAGGTACGGGGGACCGCCCCCGGGCTGGGAAGGCCCTCccccagagagaggcagcgagATCTTTGTGGGGAAGCTTCCCCGGGACCTCTTCGAAGACGAGCTGGTGCCACTCTGCGAGAAA ttcgGAAAAATCTACGAGGTGCGGATGATGATGGACTTCAATGGAAATAATCGCGGTTATGCATTTGTGACTTTCACCACCAAACAAGAAGCCAGGAATGCCATGAAACAGCtcaataattatgaaataag GAATGGGAGACTCTTGggagtgtgtgcaagtgtggACAACTGTCGGCTGTTTGTCGGGGGCATCCCAAAGACAAAGAAGCGGGAGGAGATTTTGGCAGAGATGAAGAAAGTAACGGATGGAGTGGTGGAGGTTATCGTCTACCCCAGTGCAGcagacaagaacaagaacaggGGCTTTGCCTTTGTGGAGTACGAGAGCCATCGTGCTGCTGCCATGGCAAGGAGAAAGCTGCTGCCAG GGAGGATTCAGCTGTGGGGACATGCAATCGCTGTGGACTGGGCCGAGCCGGAAGTGGAGGTGGATGAGGACACCATGGCTACCGTGAAAATTCTTTATGTGAGGAACCTTATGTTAGCCACCACAGAGGAGACCATTGAGAAGGAGTTCAACAGCATCAAGCCAG GGGCTGTGGAGCGAGTGAAGAAGATAAGGGACTACGCCTTCGTCCATTTCACCCAGAGAGAGGACGCCATAAACGCCATGAACGCTCTAAACGGgaag GTGGTGGATGGGTCGCCGATTGAGGTGACTCTGGCCAAGCCCGTGGATAAGGACAGCTACGTGCGCTACACCCGGGGGACCGGCGGGCGGGGTGCGGCCCTGCTGCAGGGGGAGTACGCGTACACACTGGGGCAGGTGTACGACCCCTCCGCTGCCTACCTGGGTGCGCCCGTCTTCTACGCCCCCCAGGCGTACGCTACCATTCCCAACCAGTTCCGCTTCCCCAGCGCAAAGGGCCACGTGGGCACACGGGGGCTGGTCCGCACGCCGTCTGTCAGAG GGGCGGCGGGAGTGCGAGGGCTGGGTGGACGGGGATACCTTGCCTATGCAGGTATGGGGCGTGGCTGCACCGCCTACCAGTTAAAGACAGACAAGCGCCCCGAGGACAAGCTCTACGACCTCCTGCCCGGCATGGAGCTCACGCCCATGAACCCAGTGACCCTGAAGCCCCAGGGCATCAAACATGCCCCCCAG ATCTTGGAAGATATCTGCCAGAAGAATAACTGGGGACAACCAGTTTACCAGCTTCACTCTGCAATCGGCCCGGATCAGAGGCAACTCTTTTTGTACAAAGTCACCATCCCCGCACTGGCCACCCAGTACCCCAATGT GCATCCATTTACACCAGCAAAGCTGTGCGCAGCCATGGATGAAGCCAAAGTTCATGCCGCGGAGCACGCCCTGCAGATCCTGGGTCTACAGACAGAGGGCGCCGAagcatctgctgctgctgccgccgtTGCTGCTGCATTCCCAG GTTACACA
- the a1cf gene encoding APOBEC1 complementation factor isoform X1 — protein sequence MDTNQKCGDGLTGMQKEAALRTLIQRTGYHLLQENGQRRYGGPPPGWEGPPPERGSEIFVGKLPRDLFEDELVPLCEKFGKIYEVRMMMDFNGNNRGYAFVTFTTKQEARNAMKQLNNYEIRNGRLLGVCASVDNCRLFVGGIPKTKKREEILAEMKKVTDGVVEVIVYPSAADKNKNRGFAFVEYESHRAAAMARRKLLPGRIQLWGHAIAVDWAEPEVEVDEDTMATVKILYVRNLMLATTEETIEKEFNSIKPGAVERVKKIRDYAFVHFTQREDAINAMNALNGKVVDGSPIEVTLAKPVDKDSYVRYTRGTGGRGAALLQGEYAYTLGQVYDPSAAYLGAPVFYAPQAYATIPNQFRFPSAKGHVGTRGLVRTPSVREIYMNVPVGAAGVRGLGGRGYLAYAGMGRGCTAYQLKTDKRPEDKLYDLLPGMELTPMNPVTLKPQGIKHAPQILEDICQKNNWGQPVYQLHSAIGPDQRQLFLYKVTIPALATQYPNVHPFTPAKLCAAMDEAKVHAAEHALQILGLQTEGAEASAAAAAVAAAFPGYTIANTTATVASQLKQAVSLGQDLAAYAAYEGYPAFAVATRGDGYGVF from the exons ATGGATACCAATCAAAAATGCGGGGATGGACTGACGGGCATGCAGAAAGAGGCAGCGCTGCGCACTCTCATCCAGCGCACAGGATATCATTTGCTTCAG GAGAATGGACAGAGGAGGTACGGGGGACCGCCCCCGGGCTGGGAAGGCCCTCccccagagagaggcagcgagATCTTTGTGGGGAAGCTTCCCCGGGACCTCTTCGAAGACGAGCTGGTGCCACTCTGCGAGAAA ttcgGAAAAATCTACGAGGTGCGGATGATGATGGACTTCAATGGAAATAATCGCGGTTATGCATTTGTGACTTTCACCACCAAACAAGAAGCCAGGAATGCCATGAAACAGCtcaataattatgaaataag GAATGGGAGACTCTTGggagtgtgtgcaagtgtggACAACTGTCGGCTGTTTGTCGGGGGCATCCCAAAGACAAAGAAGCGGGAGGAGATTTTGGCAGAGATGAAGAAAGTAACGGATGGAGTGGTGGAGGTTATCGTCTACCCCAGTGCAGcagacaagaacaagaacaggGGCTTTGCCTTTGTGGAGTACGAGAGCCATCGTGCTGCTGCCATGGCAAGGAGAAAGCTGCTGCCAG GGAGGATTCAGCTGTGGGGACATGCAATCGCTGTGGACTGGGCCGAGCCGGAAGTGGAGGTGGATGAGGACACCATGGCTACCGTGAAAATTCTTTATGTGAGGAACCTTATGTTAGCCACCACAGAGGAGACCATTGAGAAGGAGTTCAACAGCATCAAGCCAG GGGCTGTGGAGCGAGTGAAGAAGATAAGGGACTACGCCTTCGTCCATTTCACCCAGAGAGAGGACGCCATAAACGCCATGAACGCTCTAAACGGgaag GTGGTGGATGGGTCGCCGATTGAGGTGACTCTGGCCAAGCCCGTGGATAAGGACAGCTACGTGCGCTACACCCGGGGGACCGGCGGGCGGGGTGCGGCCCTGCTGCAGGGGGAGTACGCGTACACACTGGGGCAGGTGTACGACCCCTCCGCTGCCTACCTGGGTGCGCCCGTCTTCTACGCCCCCCAGGCGTACGCTACCATTCCCAACCAGTTCCGCTTCCCCAGCGCAAAGGGCCACGTGGGCACACGGGGGCTGGTCCGCACGCCGTCTGTCAGAG AAATTTACATGAATGTACCTGTAGGGGCGGCGGGAGTGCGAGGGCTGGGTGGACGGGGATACCTTGCCTATGCAGGTATGGGGCGTGGCTGCACCGCCTACCAGTTAAAGACAGACAAGCGCCCCGAGGACAAGCTCTACGACCTCCTGCCCGGCATGGAGCTCACGCCCATGAACCCAGTGACCCTGAAGCCCCAGGGCATCAAACATGCCCCCCAG ATCTTGGAAGATATCTGCCAGAAGAATAACTGGGGACAACCAGTTTACCAGCTTCACTCTGCAATCGGCCCGGATCAGAGGCAACTCTTTTTGTACAAAGTCACCATCCCCGCACTGGCCACCCAGTACCCCAATGT GCATCCATTTACACCAGCAAAGCTGTGCGCAGCCATGGATGAAGCCAAAGTTCATGCCGCGGAGCACGCCCTGCAGATCCTGGGTCTACAGACAGAGGGCGCCGAagcatctgctgctgctgccgccgtTGCTGCTGCATTCCCAG GTTACACA
- the a1cf gene encoding APOBEC1 complementation factor isoform X3: protein MDTNQKCGDGLTGMQKEAALRTLIQRTGYHLLQENGQRRYGGPPPGWEGPPPERGSEIFVGKLPRDLFEDELVPLCEKFGKIYEVRMMMDFNGNNRGYAFVTFTTKQEARNAMKQLNNYEIRNGRLLGVCASVDNCRLFVGGIPKTKKREEILAEMKKVTDGVVEVIVYPSAADKNKNRGFAFVEYESHRAAAMARRKLLPGRIQLWGHAIAVDWAEPEVEVDEDTMATVKILYVRNLMLATTEETIEKEFNSIKPGAVERVKKIRDYAFVHFTQREDAINAMNALNGKVVDGSPIEVTLAKPVDKDSYVRYTRGTGGRGAALLQGEYAYTLGQVYDPSAAYLGAPVFYAPQAYATIPNQFRFPSAKGHVGTRGLVRTPSVREIYMNVPVGAAGVRGLGGRGYLAYAGMGRGCTAYQLKTDKRPEDKLYDLLPGMELTPMNPVTLKPQGIKHAPQILEDICQKNNWGQPVYQLHSAIGPDQRQLFLYKVTIPALATQYPNVHPFTPAKLCAAMDEAKVHAAEHALQILGLQTEGAEASAAAAAVAAAFPGM from the exons ATGGATACCAATCAAAAATGCGGGGATGGACTGACGGGCATGCAGAAAGAGGCAGCGCTGCGCACTCTCATCCAGCGCACAGGATATCATTTGCTTCAG GAGAATGGACAGAGGAGGTACGGGGGACCGCCCCCGGGCTGGGAAGGCCCTCccccagagagaggcagcgagATCTTTGTGGGGAAGCTTCCCCGGGACCTCTTCGAAGACGAGCTGGTGCCACTCTGCGAGAAA ttcgGAAAAATCTACGAGGTGCGGATGATGATGGACTTCAATGGAAATAATCGCGGTTATGCATTTGTGACTTTCACCACCAAACAAGAAGCCAGGAATGCCATGAAACAGCtcaataattatgaaataag GAATGGGAGACTCTTGggagtgtgtgcaagtgtggACAACTGTCGGCTGTTTGTCGGGGGCATCCCAAAGACAAAGAAGCGGGAGGAGATTTTGGCAGAGATGAAGAAAGTAACGGATGGAGTGGTGGAGGTTATCGTCTACCCCAGTGCAGcagacaagaacaagaacaggGGCTTTGCCTTTGTGGAGTACGAGAGCCATCGTGCTGCTGCCATGGCAAGGAGAAAGCTGCTGCCAG GGAGGATTCAGCTGTGGGGACATGCAATCGCTGTGGACTGGGCCGAGCCGGAAGTGGAGGTGGATGAGGACACCATGGCTACCGTGAAAATTCTTTATGTGAGGAACCTTATGTTAGCCACCACAGAGGAGACCATTGAGAAGGAGTTCAACAGCATCAAGCCAG GGGCTGTGGAGCGAGTGAAGAAGATAAGGGACTACGCCTTCGTCCATTTCACCCAGAGAGAGGACGCCATAAACGCCATGAACGCTCTAAACGGgaag GTGGTGGATGGGTCGCCGATTGAGGTGACTCTGGCCAAGCCCGTGGATAAGGACAGCTACGTGCGCTACACCCGGGGGACCGGCGGGCGGGGTGCGGCCCTGCTGCAGGGGGAGTACGCGTACACACTGGGGCAGGTGTACGACCCCTCCGCTGCCTACCTGGGTGCGCCCGTCTTCTACGCCCCCCAGGCGTACGCTACCATTCCCAACCAGTTCCGCTTCCCCAGCGCAAAGGGCCACGTGGGCACACGGGGGCTGGTCCGCACGCCGTCTGTCAGAG AAATTTACATGAATGTACCTGTAGGGGCGGCGGGAGTGCGAGGGCTGGGTGGACGGGGATACCTTGCCTATGCAGGTATGGGGCGTGGCTGCACCGCCTACCAGTTAAAGACAGACAAGCGCCCCGAGGACAAGCTCTACGACCTCCTGCCCGGCATGGAGCTCACGCCCATGAACCCAGTGACCCTGAAGCCCCAGGGCATCAAACATGCCCCCCAG ATCTTGGAAGATATCTGCCAGAAGAATAACTGGGGACAACCAGTTTACCAGCTTCACTCTGCAATCGGCCCGGATCAGAGGCAACTCTTTTTGTACAAAGTCACCATCCCCGCACTGGCCACCCAGTACCCCAATGT GCATCCATTTACACCAGCAAAGCTGTGCGCAGCCATGGATGAAGCCAAAGTTCATGCCGCGGAGCACGCCCTGCAGATCCTGGGTCTACAGACAGAGGGCGCCGAagcatctgctgctgctgccgccgtTGCTGCTGCATTCCCAGGTATGTGA